The window CCTGAGCTTCGGCAATTAGTCTCTTCTTACTAGATCTGTCTTTGGATTTCTGAGACTTTCGTTTCCTCGAAGGAGTCTCCTGGTTTAGCTCTTCTGTGTCTCGTTCCATTGCAGCACTgacctctttttctttcttcttgctcTTAGGATACTCACTCTCAGTCTCTGGATCAATTACTGACATCTCTCCAAGTGTGTAGTCTAACAAGAAGCTGCTTCTTACAAATCTGTCGATTCTATTATAATGCCTCTGGGAATATGGGATTAAACCTTCCAGGAGTTCTCCAATTCCTTTTATCTGTCGAAAAGTTCCCAAGATCAAGCCAAAAGTAACCCATAATATTTACTGCTAATTGATCTTTGACTTTTAGGTTAGAGACCATACCTGAACAATTTCAGTGGGAGGAAGTATGTTGAAGGTTTGGTAAAGAACAAACTGAGCAACGTGGCATAGCTTTGGTTTTGTGTTCCATTCTCGGACATATTCAAAAAGCAAACGAAACTCTTCCTTTTCAAGTCCTTGAAGAGCTTTCACAATCTGTTCGTCTGATTCTCTTTTCCTGTTACACCAATTGCGCGTTAGAAAAGGAAAAGCTTAATATCGAGAAAAGCAATTGCTACGTGTTCATGAATGGATGGCTTTTACCTGCAGAGACCAGCAAAGAGTTCGAAGACTTTGTGAGGCCGACGAAGCTGAAATGCTAATCTTATAGCTTTAGTGTATTCAGCATCTAAGACTGCGTTTTCCAGCTCTTGACCTCTCAAGATTGCTTCTTCCTGTACAACGGAAGTGGTTCAAGATGATGGTCGAACTAAAATATCAAGTATACATGACAGCTCGATGGAAACCAGATTATTAAAACTTAAGTAAATTAGTGAAATTGACAGACCTCTTTCCGGAATTCGTCTTCTTTATCAAAAGCTGTTGAATCATGCCATAAATTAATAACTGCATCACCTCCTCCAGTTGCAATCATTTCTGTCTTCTTTCCGACAGCTAAAGCCCATACCTGTAAAAGTTAAAGAGAAATTTGTCTGAAAAGAATATCAAGAGGACTACGACTAATGGCAATGAACATGTTCCATCAAAACGCTAGAAATAAACACCTCGAATACTAATACAGGCAGACCAAGATATGGATacatcaagaaaccaagtagACTGTTTAAGTTACCTTGTCCTCGTGCTGGTCATATGTGGCAATGCATTCGCTAGTGTTCACATTCCAAAGTTTCAATAAACCATCGGCACCTACAAGTGCACAATTAAATgttagactaaaaaaaaaagaactaatgACAAGAACCTATGACATTCAGGGTAGTGAAACTTACCACATGAGACAAACTGGGTTCCATCAGTGATGAATGAGGCCCTAAGTACACTTGAAGTATGACCTTCAAATGTTTTGAGGCATGAACCATCAGATATAGCCCATATTTTTACTGTCTTATCACCTGACGCTGTGATTACGCACTGATCAACAGTTGAGAACTCAACAGAAAAAATCCGCCTCTTATGTCCTCTAAGTGTAACAACATGCACCAAGTCTGGTAGTCTCCATATGCTAGCCGTACGATCCTGCAAGACAGAAACTAACAGTCAGCGCTCAATGCATCTTCATTTAAtaggagagaaagaaagatatatttCTCAATTCCCCTGCATTTGATAAAGGTTCACTTGAATGAGATCTCCACAAAATTAAACAGAAGAGGTTTGCTCATCATATTTTATTACCTCAGAACCAGTGCAAACTAAGCTATCGTTACGAGCAACAGCCACGGAATTGATGTCTTTATCATGGGCAGCGACAACACTTCTAGTTTTCAGATTAACTGGCTCCTCTGAGTCCTCTGAGATACCATCAAGGCTCCAGACCTTCAGTGTGCGATCACTAATCCACAGTAACGTAtattaagagattaaaataaactaagagAAAAATGACAAACTTGGAAGTGAATATAACAATAGATAAATATCTCTATTGTTAAAAATGCAGACAAGTTCTACACCTTCTATCATGACATGGACGTGTCCATATTTACGTACACATTGGTTTAAACATCAATCATATTTTCTAGACTACACAATCTCTATACTTCTTATCTGgttgtaaattttcttttacagCATAAGGCCTGACAGTAAACAGTCAGCATTTTACAACTGAAAATTGATCCTTTCTTATATTTCCCCAGAATCCTAATCAGGATTTCCTCATTGTTAGAAACAATATATGCATACACTAGAAGCATCATTACTAGGAACTGCCTACAGTATTCCCATGCTGGCAGTACCATGCTTCATTTATATCAAAATAGAAGGTATATGCAATCATTTACGTAGCACGTACCCACTGCCACTGACAAAGAAACTAAAGGACTTCTTCGCAAAAGCAACTGCTAAGATATCACCATTATGACCCGTACCAACTCCAATGCAAGATTTGCTTGTTGCATTCCATAGCCTTACCTGTACAGTAATCAAAT is drawn from Camelina sativa cultivar DH55 chromosome 8, Cs, whole genome shotgun sequence and contains these coding sequences:
- the LOC104705969 gene encoding transducin beta-like protein 3 yields the protein MAPHSLKKNYKCSRSLKQFYGGGPFIVSSDGSFIACACGDAINIVDSSDSSVKSTIEGDSDTLTALALSPDDKFLFSAGHSRQIRVWDLETLKCIRSWKGHEGPVMGMACHASGGVLATAGADRKVLVWDVDGGFCTHYFKGHKGVVSSILFHPDANKNILISASDDSTVRVWDLMAKNTEKKCLAILEKHFSAVTSIALSVDGLTLFSAGRDKVVNVWDLHDYSCKTTVATFEVLEAVTTVSSGTPFASFVTSLDQKSKKKDSSSLATYFITVGERGVVRLWKSEGSVCLYEQKSSDITVSSDDEESKRGFTAAAMLPSDRGLLCVTADQQFFFYSVVENAEESELVLSKRLVGYNEEIAEMKFLGDEEQFLAVATNLEEVRVYDVATMSCSYVLAGHKEVVLSLDTCVSSSGNVLVVTGSKDKTVRLWNATSKSCIGVGTGHNGDILAVAFAKKSFSFFVSGSGDRTLKVWSLDGISEDSEEPVNLKTRSVVAAHDKDINSVAVARNDSLVCTGSEDRTASIWRLPDLVHVVTLRGHKRRIFSVEFSTVDQCVITASGDKTVKIWAISDGSCLKTFEGHTSSVLRASFITDGTQFVSCGADGLLKLWNVNTSECIATYDQHEDKVWALAVGKKTEMIATGGGDAVINLWHDSTAFDKEDEFRKEEEAILRGQELENAVLDAEYTKAIRLAFQLRRPHKVFELFAGLCRKRESDEQIVKALQGLEKEEFRLLFEYVREWNTKPKLCHVAQFVLYQTFNILPPTEIVQIKGIGELLEGLIPYSQRHYNRIDRFVRSSFLLDYTLGEMSVIDPETESEYPKSKKKEKEVSAAMERDTEELNQETPSRKRKSQKSKDRSSKKRLIAEAQGSVVAV